GCTCAGAACAATAACCAACACGGGAAAAGTTtaggggaaaaataaaaaccatAGACCACGCAGACTCCAGACCTGAGAACAACCCCAAAGTTCTGCAGCAGCTGCGGCCGGTCAACATCTCGATATTCCTAGCAAAACCTTCATAGTCATGCCGGTCCAAATGtattataaaaagataaatgaaacAAGTAAAGGTCCCACCGGGAGTCGAACCCAGGTCGCTGGATTCAAAGTCCAGAGTGCTAACCACTACACCATGGAACCTCGCTTTTGTCCTTAAATTATCATCTTTAACTGTGACTACTTCGATGAAGAAATTTACTGACGATTATTTGTCAGTCCGTCGGCTCCCTCCATTGAGAGGACAAGTATTCACAGCCTTAGATGTAGAAATTTGAGGAGCAACACATTGATATTCACCGAGGCATGTAAGTCTATTAACATCGCTTCACCTTTCGCTGTAAGTCCCGACCTATAAATCATCCATCGCGGTTCCTTTCACAGTCGTCCGCGCCTTCCCCACCTGCATTATCGAATGACCTATATGTGCAGGAAGCATCAATTACTGTAAATTGACGCATGTGTTAATACAGTGATGTGTTTTATGAGTTTCATGTAGGAACTTGTTGTGGCCGACTTGTGAAGGGTGGACCGATTCATCATTTGACTACTAATTATTTATCATGTGTTGGTCCTTGCAACTCGCAAGTTGCATATAGTGGGATTTAAGTTAAAAGATTATGTAAACAATTCGTCATCGCACTTAACGACTCTTCGCATGgaaatcttttctttctttcggaATCAACTGCGAGAATGGTAAACCGAAAATTCCGTCAATCAATACAGATGCGTATTGAACATGAATCGGATGATACATAAGTCACCCGATTAGGTACCATAATAATTCTATAAATCGTGTGGATCTTCTTGAAAAAGTAAGAGGCAAGTTATAGAAAATCTACGGTTTTGGTCAGAGAGGCCATGATGACACACATGTGGCACACGATGCTTCATCGGCGCGTGACCCTTTGACAATATAATACGAGTCAGttagtgtgtgtgtgtgttttggGCGGGGGTGGGCTTGATGAGGTTTGACCCAACAACGCCAACGAAAGAGAATTTTGTGGACTTTCAGTTGATTctttgccccccccccccccccccccccccccccccccaactcTCACCAATTCAACACACGTTTGCTAAAGACCGTTGAATCCAATTAATCACGAGGATGTGATTATTGTGTTTGGTAAATATATTAGATCACGAGAAATGTGGGTGATAGTATAAGAAAGACATGTGGGCACGGATGTAAAATCTTAACCCGAGAAGATAATTGAAGGGTATCATTTTACGCCCAAACGAAGTAAAATGCATTGCAGTCTTTGAATATTACGACCAACCAAACATTCCCAACCTCGAATGGGAATTTTTGTCTCAGTCAATAAACTATTTCGAACAATTGAATCTAGTGATAGTCTGCCGTACAATTACAGCTCCACGAAGGACACTCTGAAACTCATGCCTTCGGATTTCCATCATTAGATATATAAGATTTAAGTGGTGTTTTAtaaaataagtgcttaaaattaaacatttaattaattaagataaGCAGTgtataagaaaaaagagaattgataaaaatgaatatatgtTTTTTGAGAATAAGTAAAACATGGCTCAttatattaattcatatattttgatttaactcattaagtgattttttaaaataacaatTAAGTAGATTAAACTATCATATCTCACATTTCCCTTTTTCTccctttcatttctttcattttctcgTATAACTAATttgtaactaacttttaaatatttttttgattaaATTTAAACAAACACACTCTATccagcaaaaaataaaactttagTCTCAATTATTGAAATCTTTTGAATCTTCACGAGTACATTTTTTATGATCGAATCTCAATCATTGAAATAAGTAAAGATACTATAACCTAATTAACGTAAATTAGTTTCACGTGGTTTTGAATTTATTCTCCTCATTTTATAAGGTCTCggaattgagtttttatgagaagaaaatttacgatcatgagaattttatttttcagtgaGCCAACTCAATCTGAACACGAACTAGTCGGAACTCATTATTCATCTCATATATGAGGTAGtgcacaattttaaaaaaaaatatatatatatatatatacacacactcaTTTCAAATAATTGTATCATTAAATTTTCTGGGACTCCTTCCCTCAGAAGGACTCGGACAACAtcacttaattattattatttttaaataaaaagtcaGAAATGGGAGCTGACATTTGACtgtctctctcctctctttgtctctctgcctctctctctctctctctctctctctctctctctctctgcgcaTATAAAGAAAGAACCTTTGTCTTTCTCCTCAtccatcatcttcttccctttcctctctctctttcagaTTCCAAAATGAGATAACTTGGGCTTGAAGCTCTCTATAATTCCATTCCATTGCCTTTCATACATATATGGACATGGCTGCTTCAGAAAGTTTAGGTCTTGGTGGGTAATTGGCAAAAAGGCACATTGTTTTTACGAgtcttttgttcttttatcCCTACCCTTCTTCCTTAATTCGATTTCGAGATGGAGAGCAAGCCAAGCATTGTCCTTGGCAATGGAGGAGAGATCAGACTCCCTGTTGGGTTCAGGTTCCGTCCCACCGACGAGGAGCTCTTGGTTCACTATTTGAAGCGGAAGGTCCTGTCAGTTCCATTGCCAGCCCGCGTTATTCCCGAGCTCGACGTGCTTCGAACCAATCCCTGGGGATTGCCAGGTACAGATAATCTTGTTTCTGGAAAgttgagaaaagaaagagacgAGCCAAGGAGCCCTGACACCTAAAAAACAGCTAATGAAACTGTTTTCCATAAGCGAGAGATGACCTTTTCGTCGATTTTTGCGGCCACGGATcggtttttgtttttcatcgacattcattttctttatcttGTGATAATTGTTGCAGGTGATATGAGGGAGAGGAGGCACTTCTTCAGCAAAACAACCGAAAAGAGGCATCCAAACCTCCACTTCAAGCACAGAAGAGCTGCCTTCCGAGAGCTTTCCGGTTCTGGATACTGGAAGCTTACTGGGAAGGAGAAGAGAATTGttgctcggggaagtaaacAGGTCATTGGGATGAGAAGGAATTTGGTTTTCCGCGAAGGGGAAAATTTGAGTTGCGCGAAATCACAATGGATCATGCACGAACTTCGCCTTCTCAGCACTCAAACTGCCTCGGATTCAACCCATTTCAGGAACGAAACGGTAAGTTTGTTTCAAGTGATGTAGCCATTCCTAATTCTCTGTAAAAGAAGTTTTCCATATTACATCTTGAGAAACATTCCCTTGCAAAAACCGGATAGTCGTTCAGGCTGATTATGATCAAGATCGTTGAATCACAAGCGGAAAACAAAGCTTTCTATTGGAAATTTCGATTGCACCAAACAAGATCAGTCATTTCTGCAAATTCTTGCAATTGTACAAACATTGGAAACGTTAAACTGGAAACTTTCTATCCATCAGCCTAACCCAACTGACTCGACTGCAGACCAATTACTCGATTTCACATGTAAAGTGAATACATGTATCTAGCTCTAGAGAAATCAATGGAACAGGAATCCAGTGGAAAACTATATACGCTTTCTGTGGCCCCAGCCTGAGTTTCAATTTTGAATACTATATATGCAGATGCCTCCAGCAGTAGAGAACGGAGAAGGAGAATGGGCAGTCTACAGGGTGTTCCAGAGGAGAATAAAACAGCCCAACtccaagaagaaaaatagaattGTCTCTGCTCCTCAGCCAATCAGTCAGACTCCGACCGAGATCAATTTCAGGAATGAAGTTCAAGACCTGATGGGTAGGGGATCAGGATCAgatcctcttcctcctcctcctccatctccGTGTTCAAGCTTGTGCACTCGTGATCACGGGCAAGAAATCCCAACCGCTTTCGATGATTTTTCTTCCTGATTAACTCTTCTTCATGTTCAACAAATCTGatcacatcgatgccaaaatTTTGCGAGAATTGTTTGAAGAAATATGTCTTTCTGCAAGGCTAAGGTTATTGGAGCTTACCAATCCCATTCTCTGTCCCGCCTGCAAGTTTATATTAGAGAGATTAAAATTCAAGAACTGTCAGTtctaatatattattagaccGTCGTTTAAATCATCTGCAAGCGTCCAATATGAAGATACAAAACATAgttttgattttcttattaGTTTTTTCTCACCTGAGAACAGGAATCTAATTTATTAAGATTCAGTACTgagattttaattatattaatccATCCGAATTTAaagattttattcattttctgCCATCAAGCATGcatcatgaaaaaaaaaaaacatgtcaCATTGTTAGTGTTCATTACTAAGCATTCGCAATCTATAAATCAAGCGGCAGATTTTTCGTTTTTATGTGTAAATATCTCAAACATGCCGTATTTCTCGTAACAGGGACAAGGTCTACGGAGATATATTTTGGTCTTATAATATTGATTAACAGAAATACATACGATAGAACGACTTAAAACATACATAAGATTTCGTAACGATTTTGGAGACAAAAGGGAGGCGACAATTGTAAGTAAGGCTAATCAAAGAACTGAAAAAAAGTGGAGAGATTCTCGTACGGGCCGTGACAGAAATATCTCTTATACTAATTCAATCACACAACTGATTCCTGCAGATTTCACCGGAATCAGTACGAAACGGGCAAAAACCATAGGTCGTTAGTGGCCCGATGTGAAATAATTGCGTGCATGCGTCCGATTTAGTTAGGGAATATCGTTTTTGTTCGAAAAGAGAGGCATCCGATGAAGCTGTGATATGTATAACAATGTCTAATGATGACTTCTGTGAAAAGGCGAATTAAAGAAAGAATTTGATTGTGGAGGAAGAAAAGGGGCCGGGCATCTTCTCCTTCCCCCCACATGAAGGATATATCCGCATATAAATTTAGATATCTAGTGGGGAACCAAATGCTCTTCCCATTGGAATAAAATCTTAAGAATTGCTTCCCCTGGAGTGTGTATTAGGGGTGTGTGGGTCCggatatcttttttttttttttacgataCCCGTACTCTACTCTGTAGGGGACAAGTTTCAAGATTTTAGAACCGGATCCTATTCTGTTGGAActtggaaccggaacctatATGGAACCTGAATTATACTACAGGTTTCGATTACCTTGTTAGAATCTGtaactttttttctcttagcacaataatgaaataaataattaaaatcgaAAAGATCTCATTCACAATCATGCAAAACAAACAAATGTAGACATAGATTAATCAGATCACATCCATCCACAGAACTAAATGATTGTATAGCTCTCCTTAGAATTATATAATAGACAAAGTAAATACGCAACTAAAAgattatatatctatttagcaaaaaaatgatgatgtaGCTCTTCTTAGTAGACAAAGCAAATAAGCTCGCATTAAGATTATGTAGCTACTACATCACACATAgagaattatgtaaatataaaataactttttcaaaaaaaaaaaggtcccGGGTATCTTGTATGTTGGAACCGGGATCGAAACCTATTTTTACCAATTCCTTAAATTACTACTATTaccctaccctattttcaattggAGTTACCTGAACCCTACCATAACGGGTAGGTTCCAACCGATTCCGAGTATACCTAGTATCCATGCACATATATTGTTAATGGAGTTATAGTATCTTCCCGTGTCGATGAAACAATCGCGCCACTCGAGAAATCAGCTCGAGCTGTCATCCAACATTTCCCGGTCGAGTATTTACAGCTCTCGTTACATAACGCTCCCTTTTATTAGTGATGTTATAATAATGCCTTTTCAGTCACATCGATCTTATTGTTGCATGACTTTTCGACTCGGACTGTTGGATCAGATATATTTATCGGATGTATGGGACTTAACTTGTACAGTTATTAAAAGCGAGAGACGCCGATCTAAACAACAAATGGCCCATCAAAGTTCTAAAGCTTGAAGGATGAGAGGAGCAAGTGCGTATTGGTTCATCTCAAATGGATATATACTCGACCTCCATACGCGTACTAAGTTAAATGCATCCGTATGTTTCTTCGACAAAACTTTCACATCTCAACTTATGGTCTCTCTGTTGTCACAAGGCATTCCCTTTTTGAACATATTTATTGTTGGGGTCCAAACTTATGAAAGAATATGGTATCCGTCTGATCGAGAAACGGAATAGAACTAGTAAGACACAAAAGATATTCGAAATGTGCTTTTCCTAGACCAGGCTAGATGAACGCAACCTTGTAATACACGAGTGGGAAACTGAAATATATTGATTAGTATAATCGAAAGAAGTGAGTGAGATTCTTTGTTCTTTCCGTCAATGGCAGCAAATGAAAGGTTTTGATTCTCTAATTTCTCCACCTTGAAAAGAGTAAAGATTACTTACTAGAGCTGATTAAAACAATTCAGtgcttatttttttaaattaagttTCGAATTCAGGTCATGTGTATgaagaaaaattttgattgaaaAAGTATTAACCTTTAGTGAACCAATTTGACTTGAACTAGATTAATCGGGATCGGTTGGATTTCcgaaaaattataatacatatcAAAGTAAAAAGAAGAAGTACAGACTATCATGGAAGAAGGGAATGTATGCAAAGAGAGTAGAAAAGCTGCAATTGCGTAGGACCACACAGAGTCAGTCAAGTGCATGGAGAATATAATAAGAACAAGATTTGCTGCTTCCTTCGAACTCGAATGATTGTGCAAAATCCAACTATCACAAAACGTGTGATCTTtgtccccaaaaaaaagaaaaaatatttgattgtGGGACCCGGACAGCCGGCTGGCCGGCCTTGGCAATTTGGATTCAAGATTGTCGGAAATTTCTATCGTTTATTATATCAACAGTTGATGAGATCCTGATATTTATTGGATTAACGTAGAGCTAACATATTAAAGTTTTGATCCAATGACCATTAATTTAAGGCTTCACGAAAATTTCATGTCATGAGGGAGAGATTTTTTGTCCAATGGAAGCATTAATAAAATGACACAAACTAATTAAGAACGTACGGCATAATAAGTGAATTTCTATAATACAAGTAAATGAAACAAGCCTATCAGAATCATCATCATGGTATTTCTTGACGCTGAAGTGTTTCAAAGATGCGAATTTGCCACCCAACACGCAACTAATTAAGTTCCGTTTCAAATGAAGAAATTAGTATCCATTTTGTCATTGGTTTCGCCCTcataattcacccaaaaaatacatatattcctaaagagaaaataaaagatatgTAGAAAGGGAGTTCAGTTTTAGTGACATTCGCTCTCAATCCGAGCTAAGAGATCTAGGTTCGATTTTGAATAGTGAGCTTTCCCATGTCCTATTAATTGAACTTTATAAATGTATGGTCCTTTTTATAAACGAGAAAGAAacgatttaaaaaataaataaagtcaATGTGAAAAGACGAACTATGAAGTGTAAATTGCTGACTTGGTTTGTGTTTGCCTTCTTCGTCAATAAAAACCGAACCTGATGATTGCTGGCAAGGCAGACATTGGactttccattttttctttgCATAAAGTCGTCCAGCTTTTCATGCCCGTGAGAGAATGCGGCGATTTTTAGTTAGGCTAACTTCGGTCACAAGCAGAGAATCGAATGCCATGGCCTTTCCTATCCATAAAGGTCAATTTCACGATAATTATTTGGGACGGACTATCCGTCATGTACACTTTCAACTCCGAAGGGACGGAACAATCATTCTCTTCTTGAATATGGTGACTATTTCCCGAGGTCCATGCCGGAACTTCACCTTGAGCTGCTAATGCTGAGACCAAATTTCCAAGGTACGCCGAATTCCCCGAACGTACCATATCGGTCTGGTTTACGAGGTGATTTCCGGTCCATTGCCTAATGgacttggatgaatttgaccATCCTGGGAATGGCCCAATGGAAGCCCATTTGGGCGACCCGACATTGGATGAAAGTCAACCTTGGAAAAGGCTAAGATAAATAGACGGGCCAACCCCAAGAAACCCAACTTGTCCTGCCCAATTCTAAATGATAGTAATCTCTGGTCAACGTTGTTTGACGGGCTGATTAAGATTTAAGCCTGAGACTGACGATTGCTAGGCCTTTGGAAGAAGATAATGTTAGTGGGTCAGCACGCCGATACATAAGGCAAAGGAGTACGGATCCTCGGGGGCCTTTCGAACTTGATCGGATCGTCGGATGCTGCCTCGGGTCCCAGCTAAGGACAAACTCGAGACGGATGTTGCAGCAAGCCTCAGCACTGTTCAGTTCTTCCCCACCGCAAATTCTTCTGGACGAGCTTTGAACGTAGCTACTTGTGGCTATATATTATGTTGATTTGGTTGATTGATTAATGAGATATGATGCAATTGACAAAATGTGCCATTATGCATGCGGATGCACTTAGGGGATGGTGGGGACGAAGTGGGAGCATCTCATGACCTAGATTAAACGGACGCGAATGAGGGTGCTGTGCCTGAACCCTTTTCCAGCATTGCTATATTTGAATTGCTTGATGTGAATTCGCATCATTTGTTTGTCCAATTTTGATCAttaacattaatttttttatgggaTTACTCCAGAAGTGGGGTTCTTTATCGATTATTCGGAGGATAAACCGTCTATTTTGCTCTTGTAATATCTACTTGGAAGTTCTTTCCTCATATCCATTTTTGTTGTGAATTTAATGAATTCACTTGACCTTTCAAGCAAAAACAGAACCTTCCCCCAGCTACCTTGAGCTACCATATGCAGAGTTGGTCAATGTTTGACCTTATGGATCTAAATTCACGTGAGTACTCATGAACTACTCCTGATTATCCAAACTTCGCATTGAGAATTGATTGCCTCATatcgaaaataattaaaaagaaaaagttacaTATGATCAGCTCGAGCAATTTTCAAGATTTTAGagttttagggttttattGTGTCATGATTACAATTAAGTTACTTCTCGCTTGGTCGAGCCTTATTGCCTAGCTCATCCAAGGAAATACATACCTTATCTTACGGAACGATCCAACAATTTCCTCCTTGACGGGTATCAAAAGTCAATACAAAAGGTTCGGTTAGATGACATTCAACCAGTTTGTATTACATATCTATCATTGCATTGTAAGAATCATACAAACTGCTCGTGAAACAAATCTGCCTTTGGTGTGTAGTATGTGGAAATTTATACTTCATTTTTCCCATACAGAAAGTACGCTAAATTTCATACAACGTTATCCGCCGTGTGGACGAAAAAAACCGATATATAATTGCTGTCACCGAACTGGATGAGACGGCTGGGACCCAATCCTAAGCCAATCAGACCGTGCCGTTTGTCCTTTTCCGCTTGTCTGGGGACGCCTTGAGCCAGGGGATAATCCACAGGATTCGTGACACGTAGCATCGCATGTTACTGTTCATATGCTACGTGTCAAATCCACAACACGTGGAGCTGctcgatctttttttttttttcctaataagAGAGGGTGCAGGTTTCGCCTGACTAATTCCCGACGTTCCGTGAATTTCCAATAATATATGGAGCGAGTAATTACTTTAAAAGCGTTTCGATAGCTCTAAAAGATTTCGAATCTCGAATCGAATGATACCTAtgctcctttttaacaaaCCTATTGAAGTTTGTCCGATCTCACATCTTGATGTCCCTTacatatctttctttttttttttgctgagtaTGTCCCTTACATGTCGTGATGTATATAGCAACATACAGGTAATTTGTAATAATAactttagatttttttaatagatcacagatttttctttttttgtttctgGTGAATAgattacatatattttaaatttattagatAAGACTAATCGGATAAGATTACGAATACCCTCAgtctattatataaaaatgttCTCATTCGAGCATCCATTTGATCTTGACTACGAGGCAATAATAATTCTTTAACCTTAGCAAAAggtttataaattttttttacaagaaAATGCTCATGATATATCTTCTGGTACAAGTAAAACCCGCGGATGTGGTAGGAAGTAGAGTGAAATCAATGTAAAGTATTACGAGTGTCTCATTGTAACTAAATTAGAGGATTTTAGTTTCAGATCAAAGATGAGTATCAGTATTAATATTAAACCACTTTTCGGTTTTTAAATGGTAAAGAtggttttcaaaaaaataataataataaagaagaGTAAAGATTTGAATTCTCTTGATTCGATAAAGTTCTCAGTAGTTTTATTCGTCGGCCCAATTAGGGCTGGCAATATttcacacgacacgataacacgacacgGATACGACACGaagttaaacgggtttgggttggatattttttataatcggtctaaacgggtcaaacccgtttaaacacgattaataagcgtgtcttatCGGGTTGAACACGTATAActcgattatacacgattaaacctgtttatttaaacatgtttaatcatgttactataatcatgtaacccattaactcatttatgtatttggatttatCAAAATATCCTCATGTAATCCTAACTTCCTAAGTTCCTAACctaatttcatttcttttctttcatccaatccaacacatgtcgtgttaacgtgtaaacatgtcgtgttaacgtaTTCGGATAAGCGAGTTAATTGGATAAACATGTCGTATTAATGTATCCGGGTAACTGAATTGATCGAATAAACAAGTTGGTTTAACATGTCCCGATAAtgtttataatcgtgtcgtataTACGTGTActtattatgacacgtttcgataaacgggtttaaacgtgtctaaacgggttgacacggatataaacgtgtcgtgtatgggtttccaaaacctaa
Above is a window of Punica granatum isolate Tunisia-2019 chromosome 7, ASM765513v2, whole genome shotgun sequence DNA encoding:
- the LOC116214711 gene encoding NAC domain-containing protein 83-like — protein: MESKPSIVLGNGGEIRLPVGFRFRPTDEELLVHYLKRKVLSVPLPARVIPELDVLRTNPWGLPGDMRERRHFFSKTTEKRHPNLHFKHRRAAFRELSGSGYWKLTGKEKRIVARGSKQVIGMRRNLVFREGENLSCAKSQWIMHELRLLSTQTASDSTHFRNETMPPAVENGEGEWAVYRVFQRRIKQPNSKKKNRIVSAPQPISQTPTEINFRNEVQDLMGRGSGSDPLPPPPPSPCSSLCTRDHGQEIPTAFDDFSS